A single window of Osmia bicornis bicornis chromosome 14, iOsmBic2.1, whole genome shotgun sequence DNA harbors:
- the LOC114876823 gene encoding inosine triphosphate pyrophosphatase: MSKPIVFVTGNAKKLEEFVAILGKNFPREITSQKIDLPEYQGEIDDICRNKCKAAANLIKGPIIIEDTCLCFNSMKGLPGPYIKWFLEKLGPEGLYQMLHGWEDKSAEAVCTFAYCNGEPEDPVILFQGRTQGTIVSPRGPRDFGWDPCFQPLDNDKTYAELPKEVKNQISHRSKALEKLKEYFMKNTQ, translated from the coding sequence ATGTCGAAACCAATAGTGTTTGTAACCGGAAACGCAAAGAAGCTGGAGGAATTCGTGGCCATCTTGGGGAAGAATTTTCCACGAGAAATCACCAGCCAAAAGATTGATCTTCCAGAATATCAGGGAGAAATCGATGATATTTGTCGAAACAAATGTAAAGCAGCAgctaatttaataaaaggCCCAATAATCATCGAAGACACATGTTTGTGTTTTAATTCGATGAAAGGTTTGCCTGGACCTTACATCAAATGGTTCTTAGAAAAACTAGGACCAGAAGGTCTTTACCAAATGTTACACGGTTGGGAAGATAAATCAGCGGAGGCGGTTTGCACCTTCGCTTATTGCAATGGAGAACCGGAAGATCCGGTAATATTGTTTCAGGGTCGAACTCAAGGAACCATCGTGAGTCCTCGAGGACCACGAGACTTTGGTTGGGACCCCTGTTTCCAACCCCTGGACAACGACAAAACTTATGCAGAATTACCAAAAGAAGTGAAGAATCAAATTTCTCATCGAAGCAAAGCGctggaaaaattaaaagaatattttatgaaaaatactCAATGA
- the LOC114876822 gene encoding 26S proteasome non-ATPase regulatory subunit 7 codes for MPSQEVVTTKVVVHPLVLLSVVDHFNRMGKIGNQKRVVGVLLGCWRAKGVLDVSNSFAVPFDEDDKDKSVWFLDHDYLENMYGMFKKVNAREKVVGWYHTGPKLHQNDVAINELIRRYCPNSVLVIIDAKPKDLGLPTEAYQAVEEVHDDGSPTSKTFEHIPSEIGAEEAEEVGVEHLLRDIKDTTVGTLSQRITNQLLGLKGLHEQIREIRDYLLQVGSGKLPINHQIVYQLQDIFNLLPDMTQSSFVDSLYVKTNDQMLVVYLAALVRSIVALHNLINNKLTNRDAEKKETDKKETKKDEKKEEEKKDEKEKAKAKSQ; via the exons ATGCCGAGTCAAGAGGTTGTAACTACGAAAGTAGTGGTTCACCCTTTGGTTTTACTAAGCGTGGTGGACCATTTTAATCGCATGGGAAAAATTGGTAATCAAAAAAGAGTTGTAGGTGTTCTTTTGGGATGCTGGAGAGCCAAAGGTGTCTTAGACGTGTCAAACAGTTTTGCAG TGCCCTTTGATGAGGATGATAAGGATAAAAGTGTGTGGTTTCTTGATCATGATTACTTAGAAAATATGTATGGAAtgtttaaaaaagttaatg CCCGTGAGAAAGTGGTAGGATGGTATCACACTGGACCTAAACTACATCAAAATGATGTTGCAATTAATGAACTCATTAGAAGATATTGTCCTAACTCAGTTTTGGTCATCATTGATGCCAAACCTAAGGACCTTGGTCTTCCAACAGAAGCATATCAAGCAGTCGAAGAAGTTCATGAT GATGGTTCACCAACATCAAAAACTTTTGAGCATATCCCTAGTGAAATTGGTGCGGAGGAAGCAGAGGAAGTAGGTGTAGAACATTTACTGAGGGATATTAAGGATACCACTGTTGGTACTTTAAGTCAGAGAATTACAAACCAGTTACTTGGTTTGAAAGGTCTACATGAACAAATTAGGGAAATTAGAGATTATTTGCTTCAAGTCGGTAGTGGTAAATTGCCCATAAATCATCAAATTGTATATCAACTTCAGGACATTTTTAACTTACTACCTGATATGACACAATCTAGTTTTGTCGATTCGCTGTACGTGAAAACAAACGATCAAATGTTAGTCGTATATCTCGCGGCGCTCGTTAGATCAATAGTGGCTTTacataatttgattaataataaattaacaaaccGTGATgctgaaaaaaaggaaacagatAAGAAAGAGACGAAAAAAGatgagaagaaagaagaggagaaaaaggatGAGAAAGAAAAGGCAAAAGCTAAAAGTCAGTGA